ACGAAAATTTTAGCTTTTCGGGCGACGGAGAAAATGCTCTCTACGTATGTCCGAGCTCTGCCTAAACAGATAGATTCGAGAACGCAAAGAATCCATTCGACGTTTAACCAAGTTGGAACAGTAACAGGAAGATTGGCTTGTCAAGATCCCAATCTTCAGAATATTCCTATCAGGTCTGAGAGGGGAAGATCGCTTCGGGAGGCTTTTCGAGTTGAAAAAGACAATGATTATTTTGTATCGGCAGATTATTCTCAGATTGAATTGCGATTTCTTACCCATCTTAGTCAGGATGAAACATTGAAACAAGCGTTTGATTCTGGTGAAGATATCCATACATTTACCGCTTCGCAAGTATTCAATGTTCCTCTCGAACAGGTAACAAAAAAACAGCGGCATCAAGCTAAGGCAGTGAATTTTGGTCTTGTATATGGACAGCAAGCGTATGGTCTATCAAAAATTTTGAAGATTAGTGTGAGTGAGGCTCAAGGGTTGATAGACGCTTATTTTGCACGATATCCTCGAGCAGCGGAGTTTATTACTCAAACGATCGCACAGGCTAGTAAGGATCAAAAAGTAACGACAATGTTAGGAAGAGAACGTATTCTAAGTGACTGGGAGAGTTCTCCAGGTTCCCGTGCCACTTTAGGAAGACTTGCTGTCAATACGCGTATACAAGGGAGTGCTGCAGAATTGATTAAGTTGGCTATGTTGGATATTTCGAAGGAGATAGCATCTCGAAGATTAAAAAGTCGCTTATTATTGCAAATCCATGACGAATTATTATTTGAGGTTCCAGAGGAAGAGTTAGAGGAGGCGAAGATCCTTATTCAGGAGAAGATGGAGTCTGCTATGAAACTTTCTGTTCCTCTGGTTGTGAATGTCTTAATTGGAAAAAATTGGGCAGAATGCTAGATTTGTTGAAGATTTCTGTTACAGGGGACCCCTCTTCAGGGAAGACTGAGGCGTGCCAGGTTTTTGAAGATTTGGGGGCTTTTGTAATCAGTGCAGACAAAGTTTCTCATAGTTTCCTTGTTCCTTATACCTCAGTTGGTCAGCGTGTAGTTGATCTTTTGGGTCCAGAGATAATCATAGAGAACACTCTTAGTAGAAAGGCCATCGCTGACAAAGTCTTTGGTAACCGGGATTTATTGCTATCTCTAGAAAAGATTTTGCATCCAGAGGTATGCCGTGTTGTTGAGGAGAATTATGTACATGTAGCTCAGGAACAAAAATATTCCCTGTTTGTTGTGGAAGTTCCTCTGCTGTATGAGATTCAGTATGCGGATTGGTTTGATCGAGTTATTTTGATCTCTGCAGATATAGGTATACGTAAAGAACGTTTTGTTAAAAAAACTGAAGGCTCGGACGCCAGTTTCGATCTTCGTTGTGCACGGTTTTCTGCTTTAGAGGAAAAAATTCTGCAAGCAGATGTGGTCATAGAGAACAATGGAACGAAAAAAGAATTTCGTCGCAAAATAGAACAATGTTTTAAGGCTTTAAAGGGAACAATATGAAAGAAGAGAGTCCAGCCGAGGTCTTACAGAAGGTAAAGGAGCATAAAAGACGCGAGGGCCCTTTATCGTTGGAAAAGGAAGTAAATGAAGACAGTGCTGTTGCTATAGAAGAGAAAGAAACTGCGCAGCCGGTAGCTGTTACAAAGATTGCTAAACTACAGCGCATGGGTATTAATGAGCTGAATGTGTTAGCTCGGCAGTATGGAGTGAAGAATGTAGGTTCTCTGACGAAATCACAAGTAGTGTTCGAAATCGTTAAAGCTAAGTCCGAACGTCCTGATGAGTTTTTGATCGGAGAAGGGGTGTTAGAGGTTCTTCCAGATGGCTTCGGTTTTTTGCGGTCCCCTACCTACAACTACCTCCCGTCAGCAGAAGATATCTATGTTTCTCCAGCTCAGATTCGCCGTTTTGATTTAAAAAAGGGGGATACTATTGTCGGAACTATTCGATCTCCCAAGGAAAAGGAGAAGTATTTCGCGCTGTTAAAAGTAGATAAGATTAATGGCTCGACTCCTGATAAAGCAAAAGAACGGGTTTTATTTGAAAACTTAACTCCTCTTCATCCCAACGAACGTTTAATTATGGAGATGGGGAAAGAAAATTTGGCGGAGCGTGTGTTAGATTTAACAGCTCCAATAGGTAAAGGGCAAAGAGGGTTAATCGTTGCTCCACCTCGTTCTGGTAAAACAGTAATTTTACAAAGTATTGCCCATGCTATTGCAGTCAATAACCCTGATGCGGAGTTGATTGTATTGCTAATCGATGAACGCCCAGAGGAAGTTACAGACATGATTCGTCAGGTTCGCGGCGAAGTTGTTGCCTCGACTTTCGATGAGCAGCCAGATCGGCATATTCAAGTTGCTGAAATGGTGATAGAAAAAGCAAGACGTTTGGTTGAACATGGTAAGGATGTTGTCATTCTATTGGATTCGATCACACGTCTAGCTCGAGCATATAACACTGTACAACCTCATTCTGGGAAAATTCTCACAGGAGGGGTAGATGCCAGTGCGTTACATAAGCCTAAGCGTTTCTTTGGTGCTGCAAGAAACATCGAGGGAGGAGGATCTTTAACTATTTTAGCTACAGCGTTGATCGACACAGGGTCAAGGATGGATGAGGTGATCTTTGAGGAATTCAAAGGGACTGGGAACATGGAATTGGTTCTTGATCGCCATCTTTCTGATCGTAGAATTTATCCCGCTATCGATTTGATTAAGAGTGGAACACGAAAAGAAGAGTTGTTGTACCACCCAGGAGAACTCGAGAAAGTGCGATTGTTCCGACAAGCTATAGCTGGTTTGACTGCAATAGACGCTATGCATCTGCTTCTTGGTCGTTTGAAGAAGACAAATAGTAATACAGAATTTCTGTTGTCTTTGAAGGATTAGGGGATCTTCTCATCCGATTAAGATTTCAGGAATAATAATTGGGGTTGCTTGGTAGGTTTGAATATCCTTGAAAGTAACCTCATTGAGTTTTTGCAAGGTAGTGTTTAACAGCTCGCTCATTTCTTTTATGCAGAAGCTTTCTGCGTGTTGGCTATACAAGCCCAAAAATTTTTTCCCACAATAAGAAATAATCTCAAGAGGAGGAACAAGTTTAGTGACTTGCTCCTGAATTGGAATCCCAATAAAGATATGGAAGAGCATAGGTAATTTAAATGTGGCTTTTCCTCTAATGAAAATATAGGTTCTTTTTTTTGTCAAAATAGAGAAACTATTTTTCAAATATCTAAAAATAAAAATCGATTCGTAATTATGCTAAAATAGTCTTTTTGTTTGTCTGGCTTTTTTAATAATTTGTTTTTAAAATTATTTTTTTTACAAGGCGGGGGCAGATGACTGGTAAACGGACGAAAGAAGAGCAGATCCATCGACAACGGTCGCATTTCTATCGAGATAACGTAGGAGTTATTGTCTTATGCGGAGGAGAAGGCAAACGGCTATCCCCGTTAACTTGTTGGCGTTGTAAACCAACAGTCTCTTTCGGAGGGAGATACAAACTAATAGATGTGCCGATATCACATGCTATTGCTTCTGGGTTCTCAAAAATTTTTGTTATCGGTCAGTACCTTACTTATACTTTGCAACAACATCTGTTTAAGACTTATTTTTATCATGGAGTGCTTCAGGATCAAATTCATTTATTAGTCCCTGAGAGACGGGATGGTAGTCAGGTTTGGTATCAAGGGACAGCCGATGCAATTCGACAAAATCTTCTCTATCTACAAGATTCACGTGTGGAGTACTTTCTTATTTTATCTGGGGATCAACTATACAACATGGATTTTCGTTCGATAGTAGACTATGCAGTGGATTCTCAGGCAGATATGGTGATAGCTGCCCAACCTGTATCAGATAAAGATGTTTCAAGATTTGGAGTTCTCAAAGTAGACGACGGGTGCAAATTAGTTGATTTTTATGAAAAACCACAAAGTGAAGAAATTTTAAAACATTTTCGTCTTAGTAACACGGCGATGAGAAAGTTCGGCCTTGATCCTCAACACGGGAATTTTCTTGGATCTATGGGAATTTATCTTTTTCGAAAACAATGTCTTTTTCAATTGCTGCTTGAAGAGACTGGAGATGATTTTGGAAAAGAGTTGATTCATAGACAGATGCATCGAGGTAGGACTGTCGCATATTTGTACAATGGTTATTGGACGGATATTGGGACAATAGAATCGTATTATGAAGCAAATATGGCTTTGACTCAGCGCCCTTCGCAAAATTCCCGAGGATTTAACTGTTATGACGATAGGGGAATGATTTACAGTAAAAATAATCACCTACCAGGAGCTATTATTTCAGACTCTAGGATTTCGAATTCGCTCCTTTGTGAAGGGGCTATGATTGAGTCTGGACAAGTATCCAACAGTGTCATTGGTGTTCGTGGAGTAATAGGCCAAGGATCTATATTTGATCGCTCTATCATGATGGGGAGCGACTCTTATGGATCGAATGCATTTCCTTTAGGGGTTGGGAAGAATTGCGAAATTCATAAGACGATTATCGATGAAAATTGCTGTATAGGAAATAGTGTGCGGTTGCAGAATCTACAGGGACATAAGGAGTATGATTCGCCGGACGGGAAATTAGTTGTTCGAGACGGCATTATTATCGTTCCTAAGGGGACACAAATCCCAGATAATTACGTATTTTAGAATAATGTTTTCGTTTCAGTTTATTGACAAAGGTAAGAGTGGTTGGCAAAATAGCGGGTTAATTTCTTTATAAAGAAAGTTGTTTTCATGCGTATTTTCGCTCTTGCAGATCTACATCTATCTTTGGGTGTTCCAGAAAAGACCATGGAGTTGTTTGGAGAGCCTTGGATTGGGTATCATCATAAAATAGAGACACATTGGCAAGAGTTGGTTACTCAACAAGATATTGTGTGTCTTCCTGGGGATATTTCTTGGGCAATGCACTTAGAGGAAGCTCAAGTAGATTTTGACTTTTTGGAATCTCTTCCTGGAACAAAGTACATGATTCGAGGGAATCATGATTATTGGAGTTCAGCATCTGCTACTAAACTCTCAAAGGTACTGCCAGAAACTCTTCACTATCTCGCTCGAGGGTATGTTTTGCTCAA
This genomic window from Chlamydia sp. contains:
- the coaE gene encoding dephospho-CoA kinase (Dephospho-CoA kinase (CoaE) performs the final step in coenzyme A biosynthesis.), which translates into the protein MLDLLKISVTGDPSSGKTEACQVFEDLGAFVISADKVSHSFLVPYTSVGQRVVDLLGPEIIIENTLSRKAIADKVFGNRDLLLSLEKILHPEVCRVVEENYVHVAQEQKYSLFVVEVPLLYEIQYADWFDRVILISADIGIRKERFVKKTEGSDASFDLRCARFSALEEKILQADVVIENNGTKKEFRRKIEQCFKALKGTI
- the rho gene encoding transcription termination factor Rho, with translation MKEESPAEVLQKVKEHKRREGPLSLEKEVNEDSAVAIEEKETAQPVAVTKIAKLQRMGINELNVLARQYGVKNVGSLTKSQVVFEIVKAKSERPDEFLIGEGVLEVLPDGFGFLRSPTYNYLPSAEDIYVSPAQIRRFDLKKGDTIVGTIRSPKEKEKYFALLKVDKINGSTPDKAKERVLFENLTPLHPNERLIMEMGKENLAERVLDLTAPIGKGQRGLIVAPPRSGKTVILQSIAHAIAVNNPDAELIVLLIDERPEEVTDMIRQVRGEVVASTFDEQPDRHIQVAEMVIEKARRLVEHGKDVVILLDSITRLARAYNTVQPHSGKILTGGVDASALHKPKRFFGAARNIEGGGSLTILATALIDTGSRMDEVIFEEFKGTGNMELVLDRHLSDRRIYPAIDLIKSGTRKEELLYHPGELEKVRLFRQAIAGLTAIDAMHLLLGRLKKTNSNTEFLLSLKD
- the glgC gene encoding glucose-1-phosphate adenylyltransferase → MTGKRTKEEQIHRQRSHFYRDNVGVIVLCGGEGKRLSPLTCWRCKPTVSFGGRYKLIDVPISHAIASGFSKIFVIGQYLTYTLQQHLFKTYFYHGVLQDQIHLLVPERRDGSQVWYQGTADAIRQNLLYLQDSRVEYFLILSGDQLYNMDFRSIVDYAVDSQADMVIAAQPVSDKDVSRFGVLKVDDGCKLVDFYEKPQSEEILKHFRLSNTAMRKFGLDPQHGNFLGSMGIYLFRKQCLFQLLLEETGDDFGKELIHRQMHRGRTVAYLYNGYWTDIGTIESYYEANMALTQRPSQNSRGFNCYDDRGMIYSKNNHLPGAIISDSRISNSLLCEGAMIESGQVSNSVIGVRGVIGQGSIFDRSIMMGSDSYGSNAFPLGVGKNCEIHKTIIDENCCIGNSVRLQNLQGHKEYDSPDGKLVVRDGIIIVPKGTQIPDNYVF